The DNA segment TGTTTCAGTTCAATAAGTATGACATTTGAAATTTCGTTCTTCCCTTTACCGAACAGCAGACAGTCGAGCCTGCTCTGGTTATATGGAACCTCATATTCGAGTGCAACGAAAGTGTCATGTAATTTCCCCAGCTCCAGAAGATCTCTCACCCTCGAGAGGCTGTTCTGCCATGAAACGAACTCAGGTGTCCCCGGTTCTTTCCCAAGCCTTGCCTTGTAGTTCTCCGACATGATATCGGAAATTGTATTTTCCCGTACATCATCAATAAATCGTTCGGATGGCGCCTGGTAGATCAGCATTGGGTTAGGTATGAGGTGCGAGGTACGTGGTGCGAGGTGTGAGGTGTAGGTAGTGAATATCCTGATCTTGGTCTTCTTCCCTCGTACCCCGAACCCCGTACCCCGTACCGGTAATTAAAGTTCGTTATATTTTTTGGCCGTCCCCTTCGATTTCTCCACCGGGTATTTCTCCCCGTTCTTTTTTATCTTTTCGAGAACAATCTCCTTAACATCAAGATTATGTTTCCCTGCCAGCAGCAAGGCAAATGCCAACACATCGGCAAGTTCCTCTTTTAGTTTGGTCCGGTCGATCTTTTCGCACTCCTCTGTTGGTTTCCAGAGA comes from the Bacteroidales bacterium genome and includes:
- a CDS encoding nucleotide pyrophosphohydrolase, coding for MNDIQILIDELVKFRDARHWDQFHNTKDLALALSIEAAELNELFLWKPTEECEKIDRTKLKEELADVLAFALLLAGKHNLDVKEIVLEKIKKNGEKYPVEKSKGTAKKYNEL